The DNA sequence TCGGGATCCGGTCGATGCCGGCGTAGTCGAGCGCGTCGTAGACGGTGAGGGGCGTGCCGGCCGCTCCCACGCGCTCGGCGTGCCAGACGCGGTCGGAGAGTCCCCAGGGGGCGTCCGCCGCCGCCCGTGGCTCGATACGCAGCCACGAGCGGTCGGCGATGCGGACCCACGCCGCCGCGAGAGTGTCGGCCGACCAGCGGAGGGCGCAGAGCGGCGCGCCGTGGCGGTCGAGCTCCAGCGCGCGGCGCCGGGGCCCTCCGGGGGGCGGCGCGTAGCCGACGATGGTGCCGTGAGCCTCGACGACGAAGTCGCCCGCGCCGGCCTGGCCCCCGAGGGCCCGCCGCAGATGCGCGGCGGTCGCGGGACCGACGGCCCCCGCCAGCTCGTCGTCGAGCCGCGACAGGAGCCGCGCGGCGTGTCCGACGTCCACGGAGCGGATGATACAATGCACGAGTGGATAACAAGATCGAGGTGCTGACCTCCGCGTGATGAATCCCGAGGAGCTGATCTGGCGCTCCGCGCTGGAGCTCGTCGACCTCGTTCGGTCCAAGCAGCTCTCACCGGTCGAGATCACCGAGGCGGTGCTCGCGCGCATCGAGGCCCTCAATCCCCGCCTGAACGCCGTCTGCCTCGTGGCCCACGATGCCGCCCGCCGCGCCGCCCGGGAGGCCGAGATCGCCGTGGTCAAGCGTGAGCCGCTGGGGCCGCTACAGGGCGCGCCCGTCTCCATCAAGGACGTCATCTTCACGCGCGGCCTGCGCACGACCGGTGGCTCGCGCCTGTTCGCCGAGGTCGTGCCCGAGGAGGACGCGGTGGCGGTGGCGCGCCTGCGCGCGGCCGGGGCCGTCATCACGGGCAAGACCAACACGTCGGAGTTCGGCCACAAGGCCGTCACCGAGAACCCGCTGTTCGGGATCACGCGCAACCCCTGGAACCTCGAACTGACGCCGGGCGGCTCCAGCGGGGGCGCCGCGGCAGCGGTGGCCGCCGGCCTGGGGCCGCTCGGCCTCGGCACGGACGGGGGTGGATCCATCCGCATTCCGGCCGCGTTCTGCGCGGTGTACGGCTTCAAGCCCTCCTGGGGACGCGTGCCTCAGCATCCGGGCTTTCCGGGCTGGGACTACGTCGGCTGCACGGGCCCCATCACGCGGACCGTGCGCGACGCCGCGCTCGTGCTCGACGTCATCGCCGGGGGGGACGATCGCGATCGCTACTCGCTGCCCCGCGAGGCGGGCTCCTATCTGGAGGCCTGCGACGAGGAGATCAAGGGCTTCCACGTCGCCTGGACCGCCGACCTCGGCTATGCGGCGGTCGACCCGCGCGTCCAGGCGGTCTGCGAGAACGCGGCGGCCGAGTTCGAGGCGCTCGGCTGTCACGTCGAGGTGGTGAATCCGGGCTGGGACAGTCCCGAGGAGGTCTTCGGCACGCTGATCGCGGCGCAGTTCTACGCGCACTGGTCCGATCACCTTCCGGCCGCCGAGGCGCTGCTCGATCCGACGCTG is a window from the Candidatus Methylomirabilota bacterium genome containing:
- a CDS encoding amidase; translated protein: MNPEELIWRSALELVDLVRSKQLSPVEITEAVLARIEALNPRLNAVCLVAHDAARRAAREAEIAVVKREPLGPLQGAPVSIKDVIFTRGLRTTGGSRLFAEVVPEEDAVAVARLRAAGAVITGKTNTSEFGHKAVTENPLFGITRNPWNLELTPGGSSGGAAAAVAAGLGPLGLGTDGGGSIRIPAAFCAVYGFKPSWGRVPQHPGFPGWDYVGCTGPITRTVRDAALVLDVIAGGDDRDRYSLPREAGSYLEACDEEIKGFHVAWTADLGYAAVDPRVQAVCENAAAEFEALGCHVEVVNPGWDSPEEVFGTLIAAQFYAHWSDHLPAAEALLDPTLVKLIRRGGAISARDYLVAAERVKGYWSEVQGFLARFDLLLTPTVAVPPFAAGQAPPREIAGQDVSVLGWMPFTYPFNLTGQPAASVPAGFTDDGLPVGLQIIGRRHADRAVLAASAAYETACPWSERRPPL